The genome window GACCGAGTGGTCCTCGGGCGGAAGGACCGTACCGCTCGAGGTGTCCGCCGGCATCGGCACCTCGCCCAAGGCCCCCGTCCGCTTCGCGTGCCGCCCCGAGGCCGTCGTGCTGGACGTAGTCTCCCCCGCCTGACCCGCGCCGGCGGTCCCGAGCCTTCAAAGGGATCTTTCAGAACGTCCGCCGCGACCGTAGGATGGTGGATCGCCGCATCCCTTGATGCCGGCCATGTGTCCTTGTCTGGAGGGGTTGCCTTGTCCACGCCTGCCCGCACCGATTCACCGCGTGGCAAGCCGGGCCGGGGCCACACGGATGGACACGGCCAGGGTGGTGGCCAGAATGACCATGGCCCGGGCACCCGGGAGCGGTCCATCCTCGAGGCCATCCGCCGCCTCTCCCCCTACCTGGACGGCATCCGCTGGCGCTGGGCCGCCGGGCTCGTCTCGGCCATGCTGGCCGGGCTGGTCGCCCTGTCCATCCCTCAGGTCATCCAGCAACTGGTGAACTCCGTGCTGCATCCCGGCGGGTCCCCGGCGGACGTGTGGGGTGCCGTCTGGCTCATGGCCGGGCTGGGCATCGCCGAGGGACTGCTGATCTTCGGCCGCCGCTTCTTCATCCTGCCGCCCGCCGCCGGGGTGGAGAACCGAGCCCGCGTCGCCCTGTTCACCCGGCTGCAGCGGCTGCCGGTCTCCTTCCACGACTCCTGGCCCTCCGGGCAGCTGCTCTCCCGCTCCGTCGGCGACCTGTCCCTGCTGCGCCGCTGGATCGCCTTCGGCACGGTGATGTTCGTGGTCTCGATCGTCACGATCGTGGTCGGCATCATCCTGCTGCTCAACTCCTCCTGGATCCTCGGGCTGATCTACCTGGCCGGCGCCGTACCGATCATGTGGCGCTCCTTCTACTTCCGCAACGACTTCCGGAGCGCGTCCCGCCTCTCCCAGGACCAGGCCGGTGACCTCGCCACCACCGTGGAGGAGTCCGTCCACGGCATCCGTGTGCTCAAGGCCTTCGGGCGGGGCGGGGAGGCCCTGGAGGGATTCCGCGACCAGGCGGACACCTTGCGCGGCACGGAGGTCCGCAAGGCCACGGTGCTCTCCCAGTTCATCGCCCTGATCGTCGCCCTGCCGGAGACCGTCATCGGCATCTCGCTGGCCACCGGCGTCTACCTCGTCGCCACCGGGGAGCTCACCGTGGGCGCCCTCGCCGGCTTCTTCGCCACGACGGCGGTGCTCGCCGGCCCGGTCGAATCCGTCGGTCAGCTCATGGGCATGTCCCTGTCCGCGAAGACCGCCATCGACCGCCACTTCGAGGTCATGGACACCGCAGTTGATATTGCCGACCCCATCGCGGATCCGGCCGCTGGCTCCGGTCCAAACTCCGGTGCTGGATCTGGATCAGAATCTGGGTCCGGTTCAAGCCTCGCCTTCGAGGGCGTCGGCTTCCGTTATCCGGATGCCACCGCTGAGGCGGAGCCGATCCTGCGGGACGTGACCCTGCACCTCGAGCCCGGCGAGACGATGGCCCTGGTCGGACTGACCGGGTCCGGCAAGTCGACCCTCGTCCAGATGGTCCCCCGGCTCTACGACGCCACCTCCGGGCGCGTGCTCGTGGACGGGGTGGACGTCCGGGACCACGCGCTGCTGGACCTGCGGCGCACGGTGTCCATCGCCTTCGAGGACGCGACCCTGTTCTCCGACTCGATCCGCAACAACGTGCTGCTGGGAGCCCCGGCGGAGATCGCCGGCCCGGACGCTGCCGATCCGCAGGCCGCCCAGGACCTGCTGGAGCTGGCCCTGGACACCGCCCAGGCCCAGTTCGCCTACGCCATGCCGGAGGGCGTGGACACCCAGATCGGCGAGGAGGGGCTGAGCCTGTCCGGCGGGCAGCGCCAGCGCATCGCCCTGGCCCGCGCCATCGCCGCTCAGCCGGCGATCCTCGTCCTGGACGACCCGCTGTCCGCGCTGGACGTCAGCACCGAGGAGGTGGTCACGCAGCGGTTGCGCACCGTCCTGGCCGGGACCACCACCCTGATCGTGGCCCACCGGCCCTCCACCGTGGCCCTCGCCGACCGCGTGGCAGTCCTCCGCGACGGAGCGATCCAGGACGTCGGCACGCACGCCGAGCTGCTGGGCCGGTCGGCGGGATACCGCTTCATCATCTCCAGCTTCGAGGAGGACAAGTCCATTGAGTCCGTCATGGATTCCGGGGTGATCACCGGGATGACGCCGGTGGTGGCCGTGGACGAAGCGTCCGATCGTGGCAGTGGCAGTGGCACTGCCGCTGGCCATGGCCGTGAAGGAGACCGACCATGAGCCGCGCGGACCGGACCCAGCGCCGCGGCCGTCAGGCCGTCAACGCCTCCGCCCCCGGCGAGGCCCAGCGGCCCGACCCGACGCTGCTGGGCACCCAGGGCGAGGAGCGTCTGGACCTCAGCGTCCAGGAACGGAAGTACGTCAGAGCACGATCCTGGGCCCTGCTCAAGGACCTGGCCCGGCCGGTGAAGTGGAAGCTCATCCTGACGGCCTTGCTGGTGGTGATCTCGAATGCCGCCCGCGCGTCGTTCCCGCTGATCATCGCGTGGGGCATCGACTGGGGGCTGCCGCAGGTCGTCTCCACGCTGGAGGCCGGTGGCTCCGCGGCACCGGTGGTGGCCGCCGTCGGGGGCACCTATGTGGGAGCCGCGCTGACCGCGGGGCTGCTGCTGGGCACCTACACGTGGATGACGGCGCGGCTGAGCCAGGCCATGTTGCTGGACCTGCGCGTGTGGGTGTTCCGGCACACGCAACGGCTCAGCCTCGAGTTCCACGAGAAGTACACCTCCGGGCGGGTCATCTCCCGGCAGACCTCGGACCTGGACTCGTTGCGCGAGCTGCTGGACCAGGGCGTGTCCTCCCTCGTGTCCGGCCTGATGTTCATGCTGTTCACGGGCATCTCGATCGTCGTCCTCGACTGGCGTTCGGCGTTGATCCTGCTGGTGGCGTTCATCCCGGTGGCGATCGCGGTGCGCTGGTACCAGGTACGTTCAGAGGCGGTCTACCGGGAGTCGCGCGTGTCCTCCGCCCGGATGATCGTGAACTTCGTGGAGACCATGACCGGCATCCGCGCCGTGCAGGCCTTCCGCAAGGAACGCGCCAATGACCGGACGTACGAGACGCTGGCCGGCAAGTACCGGGACGACATGCTGAAGTCCCTGAACCTCTTCGGCATCCTGCAGCCGACCCTGGTGATCACCGGGAACCTGACCGTGGTGGCCATGCTGCTCTTCGGCGGGTTCCGGGTGCTGGACGGCACCCTGGCCGTGGGTGTGCTCGTGGCACTGCTGCTGGCCGGCAAGCGTGTGTTCCAGCCGATGGAGCAGGTCGCCATGTTCTACTCCTCCTTCCAGTCCGCCTCAGCAGCGCTGGAGAAGGTGTCCGGGCTGCTGGAGGAGGCGCCCACCGTGCGGGAGGCCGAGCAGCCGGTACCCCTGCCTGAGGCCGCCGGACGGATCGATTTCAAGGATGCCGAGTTCGGATATGGGGACGGCCAGGTCATCCTGCCGCGCTTCGACCTGACCATCCCCGCGGGCCAGACGGTGGCCGTCGTCGGCCAGACCGGGGCCGGCAAGTCCACGCTGGTGAAGCTGATCGCCCGGTTCTACGACCTCTCCTCCGGGTCCCTGACGCTGGACAGGGTGGACCTGGACCAGCTCTCCGCGAGCGATCTGCGGCGCAACGTGGTCATGGTGACGCAGGAGGCGTTCCTGTTCTCCGGCTCCGTGGCCGAGAACATCGCCCTGGGCCGGCCGGATGCCTCGGATGCCGAAATCCAGGCCGCGGCGAAGGCCGTGGGAGCCCACGAGTTCATCCTGTCCCTGCCCGAAGGCTACGAGACCGACGTGACCAAGCGCGGCGGACGGCTCTCCGCCGGCCAACGCCAGCTCGTCTCCTTCGCCCGCGCCTTCCTCGCCGACCCGGCCGTGCTCATCCTGGATGAGGCCACGAGTTCGTTGGATCTGCCGAGTGAGCGGCTCGTGCAGCAGGGGCTGACCCGGTTGCTGGGTGACCGCACCGCGCTGATCATCGCGCACCGGCTGTCCACCGTGGAGATCGCCGACCGCGTGCTCGTGGTGCATGACGGGCGGGTCGTGGAGGACGGCTCCCCCGCCGAGCTGATCGAGGCCGGCGGCCGCTTCGCCGAGCTCCATGCGGCCTGGAAGGACTCCCTGGTCGGCTGAGGACTTCCCGGTGCCGGGCCACTAGCCTGAAGGCATGGCCACGTTGACGCTCCACGACCTGCTGTCCCTGGAACACCGGGGGTGGGATGCGCTGTGTTCGGCCCGGGGTGGAACGTTCTACGGGGAGTTGATGACCGACGACGCCGTCATGGTGCTCGTCAACGGCATGGTCCTGGACCGGGACACCGTGGCATCAACTCTGGACCACGCTCCACCGTGGTCCGAGTACCACCTGGATGACCCCCGGCTGGTCCTCACGGGAACAGACGCCGCGGCCCTCGTGTACACGGCCACGGCCTCCCGGCCCGGCGATCCGGAGCCCTTCACCGCCCTGATGTCCAGCCATTACCGGCTGCTCGGTGGCCGCATCCGCATGTCGCTCTACCAGCAGACGACCATCACCCACTAGACCCCTCGCAGCCGGAGGTCGCTCCCGGCCCTCGCACCTGACGTGGTTTCAGAGGATTTCAGGCGGTGAAGGTCTGGCCCGTCAGGGTCTCGTAGGCCTCGATGTAGCGGGCGCGGGTCTTGGCGACGACGTCGGCCGGCAGGGCCGGCGGTGCCTCACCTGAGTGCCGGTCCCAACCGGAGTCCGGGCCGGTCAGCCAGTCGCGGACGAACTGCTTGTCGAAGGAGGGCTGGGCGTGGCCGGGCTCGTACTGGGCGGCATCCCAGAACCGGGAGGAGTCCGGGGTCAGGACCTCGTCCCCCAGCACGATCCGCCCGGTGGCATCCAGTCCGAACTCCACCTTGGTGTCCGCCAGGATGATCCCGCGTTCCCGGGCGATCGACTCGGCCAGGCGGTACACGTCCAGGGTCAGCTCACGCAGCCTCTGGGCGGGGGTGTCCCCGATCAGCCGGGCCATCTGCTCGAACGAGATGTTCTCGTCGTGCTCACCCACGTCAGCCTTGGCGGACGGGGTGAAGATCGCCGGGTCCAGCTTCGAGCCGTCCACCAGTCCCGCCGGCAGCTCGATCCCGGTGACCGTGCCGGACTCCCGGTACTCGGCCAGCCCGGACCCGGTCAGGTAGCCGCGCGCGATGCACTCGACCTCGTACATGTCCAGCCGCTGGCACACCATGGCCCGCCCCGCCACGGCCTCCGGCACGTCCAGGGACACCACGTGGTGCGGCACCTGCAGCTGCTCGAACCACCACAGGGACAGCTGGGTCAGCACCGCGCCCTTGTCCGGGATCTCGGTCTCCAGCACGAAGTCGTAGGCGCTGATCCGGTCCGAGGCGACCACCAGCAGCGTCTCGGATTCCCCCGGCGCGGAGTCGGCCGGCTCATAGAGGTCCCGGACCTTGCCCGAATAGGCGTGCCGCCAGCCCGGCAGCTCCACGGCCTGGGCGTCGAACCCTTGCGAGAATCCGGTCATCAGCGCGTCTTTCCTTCCGGGAGCGTGATCTCGCCGCGCTCGGCCTTGAGCCCGATGTCGGTGCGGTGCTGCGATCCCTCCAGGGAGATCAGGTCCACCCCCGCGTAGGCGCGGGCCCGCGCTGCGGCCAGGTCTTCCCCGAGCCCGACGACGGCCAGCACCCGGCCGCCGGAGGCGACCAGTCCGCCGTCGTGCGCCGTGGAGGTGCCCGCATGCAGGACCGAGACGTTCTCCAGTGCGTCCGCCTCCGCGACGCCAGCCAGCGCCCCGCCCTTGAGGGGGGACTCCGGGTAGCCGGCGGCGGCCACCACCACGTCCACGGCGTAGCCGTCCGACCAGTCCAGCTCCTGCAACCCGGCGAGGCAGCCCGTGGCGGCGTCCATCAGGAAGCGGCCGAACGGGGTCCGCAGCCGGGCCAGCACGGCCTGGGTCTCCGGGTCGCCGAAGCGCACGTTGAACTCGATGACGCGCAGGCCGCGGCTCGTCAGGGCCAGGCCGCAGTACAGCACGCCGGCGAAGGGGGTGCCGCGGTCCGCCATGGTGGCGATGACGGGGCGGGCCACGGCCTCCATGACCTCGTCCACGAAGCCCTCGGGCAGCCAGTCGAGCGGGGTGTAGGCGCCCATGCCGCCGGTGTTCGGGCCGGCGTCACCGTCGCCGATGCGCTTGAAGTCCTGCGCCGGGACCAGGGGGACCGCGTTGGTGCCGTCGGAGATGACGAAGAGGGAGACCTCGGGGCCGTCCAGGAACTCCTCGATGACCACGGTGCCGTTGACGTCGAAGCAGGACCGGGCGTGCTCGAGGGCCTCGGCACGGTCCGAGGTGACCACCACGCCCTTGCCGGCGGCCAGCCCGTCGTCCTTGACCACGTAGGGGGCGCCGAACGCGTCCAAGGCGGCCTCGGCCTCCGCGACCGTGGAGCAGGTGTGGGCGGCGGCGGTGGGGACGCCGGCCTGAGCCATGACGTCCTTCGCGAAGGACTTGGAGGCCTCCAGCTCGGCGGCGGCCTTGGAGGGGCCGAATACGGTGAACCCGGCCTGCCGCAGGGCATCGGAGACGCCGGCCGCCAGCGGGGCCTCGGGTCCCACGACCACCAGGTCCGCGTTGAGCTCGCCGGCCAGGACGGTGACCCCGGTGGCGTCGGTGGCATCCACGGCATGCACCGGGACATCGAGGGCGATGCCAGCGTTGCCCGGGGCCGCATGGACCTCCTGGACATCAGGGTCCAGTTGCAGGGCACGGATGATGGCGTGTTCGCGGCCGCCGGAGCCGAGGACGAGGATCTTCACGGTGCCCAAGCCTAGACCGTCCGGGCCGTCCCGGCGCGCGTGTGTGCGCCCGGTCCAGCCGTACCGGTCCGTACGATGGGTTCCATGACGTCCAACTACCCCGGGCCCGACGACGGCCGGCACCTCCCGGAGCACGGTGCCCGACCCGAGGGACAGGACCCGTCCGGCCAGGAGTACGGGCAGCAGCAGTACGGCCACCCGTACGGCCGCGCGCCCCGCCTCGCCGGCTCTGGCGGTTCCGGGGGTTCGGGCCTCCTGCGCACCATCTACACCTTCGTGATCGTCTGGCTGACCTGCGCCGTGATCATGTGGTTCGGGACCCGGATGCTCGGCTTCGAACGCGGTGACCTGGGCGCTGCCGTGGTCTCCCTGATCGCCTCGCTGGCCGCAGCCGCTGCAGTGACCGTCTGGGCCACCCGCCGCGGCCGCTGAGGCGGCGCCCCGCAGGCCCCCTGGTCCGCCCTTTCTCCGTCAGTTTCCCGGCAGATTCCCGCCAGCTTCCCGCCAGCTTCCCGCCAGGGTTCTCAGCGTTAGCTCATGCGCCCCTCATCTGGGGCTCATGCTCATCGAACACGATGAGCGCATGGCCTTCACGAACAGCATGACCACCGTGCCCGGCGCGTCCGGTACCACGCCCGGCATCTTCGCCCAGCAGGACGCCGCAGAGCTGGTCTACCTGACCCGCAACGGGCAGGTGGAGTCCCGTCACAGTGGCGCCGCCGTGGTCACCGGTCCGGACGGCGGCGTGCTGGCCACAGTGGGTCCGGCCGACGCCGTGGTGTTCGGCCGCTCGGCCCTCAAGCCACTGCAGGCCATCGCCTCCCTGCGCCTCGGTGCCCCGCTGGAGAGCCGCCACATCGCCATCGCCTCGGGCTCCCACCGCGGCTCCTCCCGCCACCGCGCCCTGGTCCGGGAGATCCTGGCCGCTGCAGGCCTGGACAAGACGGCGCTGCAGTGCCCGCGCGCCTGGCCCAAGGACCGCCGCGAGCTGCTGAAGATGGCCGCCCGCACCCGCCGCCCTGACGGCCCCCGCCCGAACCGTTTGGCCTTCAACTGCTCCGGCAAGCACGCCGCCTGGCTGTCCGCCTGCGTGGCCGCCGGCCTGGAGACCGAGAGCTACCTGGAACCGGACCATCCACTGCAGCAGGAGGTGCTCCGGGTGATCGAGGACTACTGCGGCACCGAACCGGTGGAGGTCGGCGTGGACGGCTGCGGCGGCCCGGCCCCACGGTTGGCCCTGGCCGGGCTGGCGCGCGGATTCGGCCGGGTCGCCTCCGCCCCCGAACGGGCTGCCCAGGGACTGCCGATCGACGACCATGCCGTCCAGGTGGCCGTGTCCATGCTCCGCCACCCCTGGGCCGTCCAGGGCAGGAACAGCTCGAACACCCGGATCATGCGTGAACTCGGCGTGCTGGCCAAGTCCGGGGCGGACGGCATCCTGGTGGTGGCGGCCCCGGACGGCACCGCCGTGGCGGTCAAGACCCTGGACGGAGCCTCCCGGGCCAACAACCTCGTGGCACTCAACCTCCTGGCCCGCTTCGCCCCGGACCAGGTGGAGCTGCCGGCGCTG of Citricoccus sp. K5 contains these proteins:
- a CDS encoding ABC transporter ATP-binding protein; this encodes MLEAIRRLSPYLDGIRWRWAAGLVSAMLAGLVALSIPQVIQQLVNSVLHPGGSPADVWGAVWLMAGLGIAEGLLIFGRRFFILPPAAGVENRARVALFTRLQRLPVSFHDSWPSGQLLSRSVGDLSLLRRWIAFGTVMFVVSIVTIVVGIILLLNSSWILGLIYLAGAVPIMWRSFYFRNDFRSASRLSQDQAGDLATTVEESVHGIRVLKAFGRGGEALEGFRDQADTLRGTEVRKATVLSQFIALIVALPETVIGISLATGVYLVATGELTVGALAGFFATTAVLAGPVESVGQLMGMSLSAKTAIDRHFEVMDTAVDIADPIADPAAGSGPNSGAGSGSESGSGSSLAFEGVGFRYPDATAEAEPILRDVTLHLEPGETMALVGLTGSGKSTLVQMVPRLYDATSGRVLVDGVDVRDHALLDLRRTVSIAFEDATLFSDSIRNNVLLGAPAEIAGPDAADPQAAQDLLELALDTAQAQFAYAMPEGVDTQIGEEGLSLSGGQRQRIALARAIAAQPAILVLDDPLSALDVSTEEVVTQRLRTVLAGTTTLIVAHRPSTVALADRVAVLRDGAIQDVGTHAELLGRSAGYRFIISSFEEDKSIESVMDSGVITGMTPVVAVDEASDRGSGSGTAAGHGREGDRP
- a CDS encoding ABC transporter ATP-binding protein — protein: MSRADRTQRRGRQAVNASAPGEAQRPDPTLLGTQGEERLDLSVQERKYVRARSWALLKDLARPVKWKLILTALLVVISNAARASFPLIIAWGIDWGLPQVVSTLEAGGSAAPVVAAVGGTYVGAALTAGLLLGTYTWMTARLSQAMLLDLRVWVFRHTQRLSLEFHEKYTSGRVISRQTSDLDSLRELLDQGVSSLVSGLMFMLFTGISIVVLDWRSALILLVAFIPVAIAVRWYQVRSEAVYRESRVSSARMIVNFVETMTGIRAVQAFRKERANDRTYETLAGKYRDDMLKSLNLFGILQPTLVITGNLTVVAMLLFGGFRVLDGTLAVGVLVALLLAGKRVFQPMEQVAMFYSSFQSASAALEKVSGLLEEAPTVREAEQPVPLPEAAGRIDFKDAEFGYGDGQVILPRFDLTIPAGQTVAVVGQTGAGKSTLVKLIARFYDLSSGSLTLDRVDLDQLSASDLRRNVVMVTQEAFLFSGSVAENIALGRPDASDAEIQAAAKAVGAHEFILSLPEGYETDVTKRGGRLSAGQRQLVSFARAFLADPAVLILDEATSSLDLPSERLVQQGLTRLLGDRTALIIAHRLSTVEIADRVLVVHDGRVVEDGSPAELIEAGGRFAELHAAWKDSLVG
- a CDS encoding nuclear transport factor 2 family protein; amino-acid sequence: MATLTLHDLLSLEHRGWDALCSARGGTFYGELMTDDAVMVLVNGMVLDRDTVASTLDHAPPWSEYHLDDPRLVLTGTDAAALVYTATASRPGDPEPFTALMSSHYRLLGGRIRMSLYQQTTITH
- a CDS encoding phosphoribosylaminoimidazolesuccinocarboxamide synthase, translated to MTGFSQGFDAQAVELPGWRHAYSGKVRDLYEPADSAPGESETLLVVASDRISAYDFVLETEIPDKGAVLTQLSLWWFEQLQVPHHVVSLDVPEAVAGRAMVCQRLDMYEVECIARGYLTGSGLAEYRESGTVTGIELPAGLVDGSKLDPAIFTPSAKADVGEHDENISFEQMARLIGDTPAQRLRELTLDVYRLAESIARERGIILADTKVEFGLDATGRIVLGDEVLTPDSSRFWDAAQYEPGHAQPSFDKQFVRDWLTGPDSGWDRHSGEAPPALPADVVAKTRARYIEAYETLTGQTFTA
- the purD gene encoding phosphoribosylamine--glycine ligase, producing MKILVLGSGGREHAIIRALQLDPDVQEVHAAPGNAGIALDVPVHAVDATDATGVTVLAGELNADLVVVGPEAPLAAGVSDALRQAGFTVFGPSKAAAELEASKSFAKDVMAQAGVPTAAAHTCSTVAEAEAALDAFGAPYVVKDDGLAAGKGVVVTSDRAEALEHARSCFDVNGTVVIEEFLDGPEVSLFVISDGTNAVPLVPAQDFKRIGDGDAGPNTGGMGAYTPLDWLPEGFVDEVMEAVARPVIATMADRGTPFAGVLYCGLALTSRGLRVIEFNVRFGDPETQAVLARLRTPFGRFLMDAATGCLAGLQELDWSDGYAVDVVVAAAGYPESPLKGGALAGVAEADALENVSVLHAGTSTAHDGGLVASGGRVLAVVGLGEDLAAARARAYAGVDLISLEGSQHRTDIGLKAERGEITLPEGKTR
- a CDS encoding asparaginase; this encodes MLIEHDERMAFTNSMTTVPGASGTTPGIFAQQDAAELVYLTRNGQVESRHSGAAVVTGPDGGVLATVGPADAVVFGRSALKPLQAIASLRLGAPLESRHIAIASGSHRGSSRHRALVREILAAAGLDKTALQCPRAWPKDRRELLKMAARTRRPDGPRPNRLAFNCSGKHAAWLSACVAAGLETESYLEPDHPLQQEVLRVIEDYCGTEPVEVGVDGCGGPAPRLALAGLARGFGRVASAPERAAQGLPIDDHAVQVAVSMLRHPWAVQGRNSSNTRIMRELGVLAKSGADGILVVAAPDGTAVAVKTLDGASRANNLVALNLLARFAPDQVELPALRIVLDAVTPTVLGRGQPVGRAELADPVLEVLTA